In Cynocephalus volans isolate mCynVol1 chromosome 3, mCynVol1.pri, whole genome shotgun sequence, one DNA window encodes the following:
- the ISL2 gene encoding insulin gene enhancer protein ISL-2 has product MVDIIFHYPFLGAMGDHSKKKPGTAMCVGCGSQIHDQFILRVSPDLEWHAACLKCAECSQYLDETCTCFVRDGKTYCKRDYVRLFGIKCAKCQVGFSSSDLVMRARDSVYHIECFRCSVCSRQLLPGDEFSLREHELLCRADHGLLLERAAAGSPRSPGPLPGARGLHLPDPGSGRQPSLRPHVHKQTEKTTRVRTVLNEKQLHTLRTCYAANPRPDALMKEQLVEMTGLSPRVIRVWFQNKRCKDKKKSILMKQLQQQQHNDKTSLQGLTGTPLVAGSPIRHESAVQGSAVEVQTYQPPWKALSEFALQSDLDQPAFQQLVSFSESGSLGNSSGSDVTSLSSQLPDTPNSMVPSPVET; this is encoded by the exons ATGGTGGATATTATTTTTCACTATCCTTTTTTGGGTGCTATGGGGGATCACTCCAAGA AGAAGCCCGGGACGGCCATGTGCGTGGGCTGCGGGAGTCAGATCCACGACCAGTTCATCCTGCGGGTGTCGCCTGACCTTGAGTGGCACGCCGCCTGCCTCAAGTGCGCCGAGTGCAGCCAGTACCTGGACGAGACGTGCACGTGCTTTGTGAGAGACGGGAAGACCTACTGCAAGCGGGACTACGTCAG GCTGTTTGGCATCAAGTGCGCCAAGTGCCAGGTGGGCTTCAGCAGCAGCGACCTGGTGATGCGGGCGCGGGACAGCGTGTACCACATCGAGTGCTTCCGCTGCTCCGTGTGCAGCCGCCAGCTGCTGCCTGGAGACGAGTTCTCGCTGCGGGAGCACGAGCTGCTCTGCCGCGCAGACCACGGCCTCCTGCTCGAGCGCGCCGCGGCCGGCAGCCCGCGCAGCCCCGGCCCGCTCCCCGGCGCCCGCGGCCTGCATCTGCCAG ACCCGGGGTCGGGCCGGCAGCCCTCGCTGCGCCCGCACGTGCACAAGCAGACGGAGAAGACGACCCGCGTGCGGACTGTGCTGAACGAGAAGCAGCTGCACACGCTGCGGACGTGCTACGCCGCCAACCCGCGGCCCGATGCGCTCATGAAGGAGCAGCTCGTCGAGATGACCGGCCTGAGCCCGCGGGTCATCCGCGTCTGGTTCCAGAACAAGCGCTGCAAGGACAAGAAAAAATCCATTCTTAtgaagcagctgcagcagcagcagcacaacGACAAGACG AGTCTCCAGGGACTGACCGGGACGCCCCTGGTGGCTGGCAGCCCCATCCGCCACGAGAGCGCCGTGCAGGGCAGCGCAGTCGAAGTACAAACGTACCAGCCGCCGTGGAAAGCGCTTAGCGAGTTCGCCCTCCAGAGTGACCTGGACCAACCCGCCTTCCAACAGCTG GTCTCCTTCTCTGAGTCCGGCTCCCTAGGCAACTCTTCCGGCAGCGATGTGACCTCCCTGTCCTCGCAGCTCCCGGACACTCCCAACAGTATGGTGCCGAGTCCCGTGGAGACGTGA